A single region of the Streptomyces sp. ITFR-16 genome encodes:
- the rpsG gene encoding 30S ribosomal protein S7, with amino-acid sequence MPRKGPAPKRPVIIDPVYGSPLVTSLINKILLNGKRSTAERIVYGAMEGLREKTGADPVITLKRALENVKPSLEVKSRRVGGATYQVPIEVKPGRAATLALRWVVGYSRARREKTMTERLMNELLDASNGLGAAVKKREDTHKMAESNKAFAHYRW; translated from the coding sequence ATGCCTCGTAAGGGCCCCGCCCCGAAGCGCCCGGTCATCATTGACCCGGTCTATGGTTCTCCTCTTGTCACCTCGCTGATCAACAAGATCCTGCTCAACGGCAAGCGTTCCACCGCCGAGCGGATCGTGTACGGCGCCATGGAAGGCCTCCGCGAGAAGACCGGCGCTGACCCGGTCATCACGCTGAAGCGCGCGCTTGAGAACGTCAAGCCCTCGCTCGAGGTCAAGTCCCGCCGTGTCGGTGGCGCCACCTACCAGGTGCCGATCGAGGTCAAGCCCGGTCGCGCCGCCACCCTCGCGCTGCGCTGGGTCGTCGGCTACTCCCGCGCCCGTCGCGAGAAGACGATGACCGAGCGGCTCATGAACGAGCTGCTCGACGCCTCCAACGGTCTTGGCGCTGCCGTCAAGAAGCGCGAGGACACCCACAAGATGGCCGAGTCCAACAAGGCCTTCGCGCACTACCGCTGGTAG
- the rpsL gene encoding 30S ribosomal protein S12, with protein sequence MPTIQQLVRKGRQDKVEKNKTPALEGSPQRRGVCTRVFTTTPKKPNSALRKVARVRLTSGIEVTAYIPGEGHNLQEHSIVLVRGGRVKDLPGVRYKIIRGSLDTQGVKNRKQARSRYGAKKEK encoded by the coding sequence GTGCCTACGATTCAGCAGCTGGTCCGGAAGGGCCGGCAGGACAAGGTCGAGAAGAACAAGACGCCCGCGCTCGAGGGTTCGCCCCAGCGCCGCGGCGTCTGCACGCGTGTGTTCACGACCACCCCGAAGAAGCCGAACTCCGCGCTCCGGAAGGTCGCACGTGTGCGTCTGACCTCCGGCATCGAGGTCACGGCCTACATCCCGGGTGAGGGACACAACCTGCAGGAGCACTCCATCGTGCTCGTGCGTGGTGGCCGTGTGAAGGACCTGCCGGGTGTTCGTTACAAGATCATCCGCGGCTCCCTTGACACCCAGGGTGTCAAGAACCGCAAGCAGGCCCGCAGCCGCTACGGCGCCAAGAAGGAGAAGTAA